In Thalassoglobus sp. JC818, a single window of DNA contains:
- a CDS encoding FeoA domain-containing protein has translation MSDVLQMIPMDMLQKNESGRIVEIVGPHDWKHRLQELGLRDGAIVRVVKPGTPAIIAIDGHRFSFRSDPNTVVLVELLPA, from the coding sequence ATGTCCGATGTCTTGCAAATGATTCCGATGGACATGTTGCAGAAGAATGAGTCTGGACGAATCGTTGAAATCGTCGGGCCTCATGACTGGAAGCATCGTCTTCAGGAACTGGGACTGCGAGACGGGGCAATCGTCCGAGTCGTAAAACCCGGAACACCAGCGATCATCGCGATCGACGGACACCGATTCAGCTTCCGCAGCGACCCCAACACCGTTGTTCTCGTCGAGCTTCTGCCGGCTTAG
- a CDS encoding FeoA family protein produces the protein METQPDSLKRLDELKSIGQQARIVDVVGDDSISVRLMEMGLTEGEEITVLGFAPLGDPVEYSIRGYRISLRKSEANRVQVESSE, from the coding sequence GTGGAAACACAACCGGATTCGCTGAAGAGACTCGATGAACTCAAGTCAATTGGGCAACAAGCACGAATCGTCGACGTGGTTGGCGATGACTCGATCTCAGTGCGATTGATGGAAATGGGGCTGACTGAAGGAGAAGAGATCACCGTACTCGGTTTTGCCCCACTGGGTGATCCTGTTGAGTATTCGATCCGTGGCTATCGTATCTCTCTTCGAAAATCAGAAGCCAATCGAGTTCAAGTCGAATCTTCTGAGTAA
- the feoB gene encoding ferrous iron transport protein B, with the protein MQETVQAATSAQTLTVALIGNPNTGKSTLFNSLCGGKARVGNFPGVTVEKKVGKYRFGDRNITLIDLPGTYSLSPRSDDEMVSVDVLLGRKKEVTAPDAVVCIVDASNLERNLYLFSQIRDLNLPTVLVLNMWDVANSRGVQIDVEQLSERLGVPVVTTSAHRREGIEGVTAAVLQAVENPGTKAVRLFPAEFYDEAQKLDEWLVSNGEPATHLFLRERMLLDIRGASEDAASQADQSKLKAYLEEARGRLAASGHRIPAIETKLRYDWIRQQLDGVFTRSETDHRLSASDRIDKILTHKVTGMIVFALIMLLIFQAIYTWSGPFMEMVEGLQNGANEIVGGMMGPGTLRSLLVDGIIAGVGSVIIFLPQIVMLFAFISILEDCGYMARAAFLMDKLMTKVGLSGKSFLPLMSSFACAIPGVMATRVIENRRDRMVTMLIAPLMSCSARLPVYMLMIYTFIPASLLFGFLSLRGTVLFSMYAIGAVLAIPIAWLFKKTLFKGETPPFVMELPPYKWPSPKIVFDRVYDRSKAFVVRAGTLIFAVTVVVWALGYFPGDHTTQHQLAQQIETLQASPEENAEEIDKLSAEYDDVSGALIRESYLGRMGKAIEPVVKPLGWDWRIGIGAVASFPAREVIISTMGTIFSLGGEVDEEDPSLKDALSNATWPDGRPLFTVPVALSIMVFFALCAQCGATLMVIRRETNSWRWPIFTFVYMTGLAYIAALLTYQIGTSLMG; encoded by the coding sequence ATGCAAGAGACGGTTCAAGCCGCGACTTCAGCACAAACACTCACAGTCGCGTTGATTGGAAATCCCAACACCGGCAAGAGCACACTGTTCAACAGCCTTTGTGGCGGCAAAGCTCGTGTGGGAAACTTTCCAGGAGTGACCGTCGAAAAGAAGGTCGGAAAGTACCGCTTCGGTGACCGAAACATTACCCTCATCGACTTACCGGGAACTTACAGCCTCTCTCCTCGCTCCGACGACGAAATGGTCTCCGTCGACGTTCTTCTCGGGCGGAAGAAAGAAGTCACCGCTCCCGACGCGGTCGTCTGCATTGTTGATGCATCGAATCTCGAGCGAAACCTCTATCTCTTCAGTCAAATTCGAGATCTCAACCTGCCGACTGTCCTCGTCCTGAATATGTGGGATGTCGCCAACAGTCGCGGAGTTCAGATTGACGTCGAACAACTCTCTGAGCGTCTCGGCGTGCCGGTCGTGACCACATCCGCACATCGGCGGGAAGGAATTGAAGGCGTCACAGCTGCCGTGCTGCAAGCCGTCGAGAATCCAGGAACGAAGGCCGTCCGGCTTTTCCCGGCAGAATTCTACGACGAAGCACAAAAACTCGATGAATGGCTCGTTTCAAACGGAGAACCGGCAACACATCTTTTTCTTCGAGAGCGAATGCTGCTCGATATTCGTGGAGCGAGCGAAGATGCAGCCTCGCAGGCTGACCAGTCCAAACTCAAGGCTTACCTCGAAGAAGCAAGAGGACGCCTTGCCGCCAGCGGCCACCGGATTCCAGCGATTGAAACCAAGCTGCGGTATGACTGGATTCGTCAACAACTCGACGGCGTCTTCACACGATCAGAAACTGACCACCGCCTCAGCGCCAGTGATCGCATCGACAAGATTCTGACCCACAAGGTCACCGGCATGATCGTGTTTGCGTTGATCATGCTTTTAATTTTCCAAGCCATTTACACATGGTCCGGCCCATTCATGGAAATGGTCGAAGGACTTCAGAACGGAGCCAACGAAATCGTTGGCGGCATGATGGGACCAGGAACGCTGCGAAGCCTCCTCGTCGACGGAATCATCGCCGGCGTCGGATCGGTCATCATCTTTCTTCCGCAGATCGTCATGCTGTTTGCATTCATTTCGATTCTGGAAGACTGCGGCTACATGGCCCGTGCAGCTTTCCTGATGGATAAGCTGATGACCAAAGTTGGTCTCAGCGGAAAATCGTTTCTTCCGCTGATGTCGTCCTTCGCGTGCGCCATCCCCGGAGTCATGGCGACTCGCGTCATTGAGAATCGCCGCGACCGCATGGTCACCATGCTCATCGCCCCACTAATGAGCTGTTCCGCGCGGCTTCCGGTCTACATGCTGATGATCTACACCTTCATCCCGGCGAGCCTCCTGTTCGGGTTCCTGAGCCTGCGGGGAACAGTCTTGTTTTCGATGTACGCCATCGGCGCCGTGCTCGCTATTCCGATCGCCTGGCTCTTCAAGAAGACGCTCTTCAAAGGCGAGACTCCACCATTCGTCATGGAACTTCCACCGTACAAATGGCCATCTCCCAAAATTGTCTTCGATCGAGTCTATGATCGCTCCAAAGCATTCGTCGTGCGGGCAGGAACACTCATTTTTGCAGTGACTGTTGTCGTTTGGGCACTCGGCTATTTCCCAGGTGACCACACAACCCAGCATCAACTCGCTCAGCAAATCGAAACGCTGCAAGCGTCACCGGAAGAGAATGCTGAAGAGATCGACAAACTCTCTGCCGAGTACGATGACGTCTCAGGAGCGTTGATTCGAGAGAGCTATCTCGGCCGGATGGGGAAAGCCATCGAACCTGTCGTCAAACCACTCGGTTGGGACTGGCGAATTGGCATCGGAGCAGTCGCATCCTTCCCAGCCCGCGAAGTGATCATTTCAACGATGGGAACGATTTTCAGTCTCGGCGGCGAAGTCGACGAAGAAGATCCCAGCCTCAAAGATGCTCTCTCAAATGCAACCTGGCCCGATGGCCGACCACTCTTCACCGTACCGGTCGCCCTGTCTATCATGGTCTTCTTCGCCCTCTGCGCTCAGTGCGGAGCAACGCTGATGGTCATTCGACGCGAAACCAACAGCTGGCGATGGCCGATATTCACGTTCGTCTACATGACCGGCCTGGCCTACATCGCCGCACTGCTCACCTACCAAATCGGTACGTCCCTCATGGGATAA